From the genome of Leptodactylus fuscus isolate aLepFus1 chromosome 1, aLepFus1.hap2, whole genome shotgun sequence, one region includes:
- the PGM2 gene encoding phosphopentomutase, with the protein MAGKEESSAGDVLDRAAATWLSWDKNPKTSELVKKLVSEGNKEELEKCFGSRMEFGTAGLRAAMGPGVSQMNDLTIIQTTQGFCQYLEKNISDLKERGVVIGYDARAHPASGGSSKRFARLAATTFVSRGVPVYLFSGITPTPFVPYAVIHLNLCAGIMVTASHNPKQDNGYKVYWENGAQIIPPHDKGIALAIEENLEPWSQAWDDSLIDDSPLLKDPYSSINKDYFSDIQTLCYHRDLNKKSKLKFVHTSVHGVGHEFVQSAFLAFSFNPPLAVAEQKDPDPEFPTVKYPNPEEGKGVLKLSFELADKEGARIVLANDPDADRLAVAEKQESGDWKVFSGNELGALLGWWIFTCWKEQNPEPSAVKNVYMLASTVSSKILRAIAVQEGFHFEETLTGFKWMGNRAKELIDQGKTVLFAFEEAIGYMCCPLVLDKDGVSAAVIAAEMASYLATKNLTLSQQLEAIFKKYGYHISRNSYFLCYDQTTIKNLFENLRNYDGDSKYPKLCGKFKVTGVRDLTTGFDNNQPDNKAILPTSKSSQMITFTYANGGVATMRTSGTEPKIKYYAELCAAPGNSDYNQLKKELNNLADAIEEHFFQPEKNKLQRKAD; encoded by the exons ATGGCCGGGAAGGAGGAGAGCTCCGCGGGAGATGTGCTGGACAGAGCCGCGGCCACATGGCTGAGCTGGGATAAG AACCCAAAAACATCTGAGCTGGTCAAGAAGCTGGTGTCCGAGGGGAACAAAGAAGAGCTGGAGAAATGTTTTGGTTCCAGAATGGAGTTTGGCACAGCAGGGCTCCGAGCCGCCATGGGTCCTGGTGTATCTCAGATGAACGACCTGACCATTATTCAGACTACTCAG GGGTTCTGCCAATACCTGGAGAAGAACATCAGTGACCTGAAGGAAAGAGGTGTAGTCATTGGCTATGATGCCCGAGCTCACCCAGCAAGTGGAGGTAGCAGTAAGAG GTTTGCAAGACTTGCTGCTACAACCTTTGTCAGTCGGGGTGTTCCAGTCTACCTCTTCTCCGGCATCACTCCAACACCATTTGTG CCATATGCCGTGATTCACCTTAATCTATGCGCAGGGATTATGGTTACTGCCTCCCACAATCCAAAACAAGACAATGGGTACAAG GTTTATTGGGAGAATGGAGCTCAGATCATTCCTCCACATGACAAGGGTATTGCTCTTGCAATTGAAGAGAATCTGGAGCCCTGGTCACAAGCCTGGGATGACTCTCTTATTGATGACAGTCCCCTTCTTAAAGACCCTTACAGCTCAATAAACAAAGATTACTTTTCTGACATACAGACGCTTTGCTACCACAG ggACTTAAACAAGAAGTCCAAGCTGAAGTTTGTGCACACATCCGTGCACGGCGTGGGCCATGAGTTTGTGCAGTCTGCATTCCTAGCGTTCAGCTTTAACCCCCCACTCGCTGTGGCAGAACAGAAGGACCCAGATCCCGAATTTCCTACAGTCAAATACCCCAATCCTGAAGAGGGCAAAGGAGTTTTG AAATTATCCTTTGAGTTGGCTGATAAAGAAGGGGCCAGGATTGTCCTGGCAAATGATCCTGATGCTGACCGGCTTGCTGTTGCGGAGaaacaggagag CGGTGATTGGAAAGTCTTCTCTGGCAATGAGCTTGGTGCACTTCTAGGCTGGTGGATCTTTACCTGCTGGAAAGAGCAGAACCCAGAGCCAAGCGCAGTGAAGAACGTCTACATGCTTGCGAGCACTGTCTCCTCGAAGATACTGCGGGCCATTGCCGTACAGGAAGGCTTTCACTTTGAG GAAACACTCACCGGGTTCAAATGGATGGGAAACAGAGCTAAAGAACTCATTGACCAAGGGAAGACTGTATTGTTTGCATTTGAGGAGGCAATAG GTTACATGTGCTGCCCTTTAGTATTGGACAAAGATGGAGTAAGCGCTGCCGTCATCGCTGCAGAAATGGCCAGTTACTTAGCCACAAAAAACCTCACCCTGTCTCAGCAGCTCGAAGCCATTTTTAAAAA GTATGGCTATCACATAAGCAGGAATTCCTATTTTCTATGCTATGACCAAACTACTATCAAAAACCTGTTTGAAAACCTTCGAAACTACGATGGAGACTCCAAGTACCCCAAACTCTGTGGGAAATTCAAGGTCACCGGTGTACGTGACTTAACCACAGGGTTTGATAACAACCAGCCGGATAACAAAGCT ATTCTCCCTACTAGTAAAAGCAGCCAGATGATCACATTCACATATGCCAATGGTGGAGTGGCAACCATGAGGACCAGCGGCACTGAGCCGAAAATTAAATACtatgcagagctgtgtgctgCCCCAGGAAACAG TGACTACAACCAGCTGAAGAAGGAACTGAACAATCTCGCGGACGCCATCGAAGAACATTTCTTTCagccagaaaaaaataaattgcaaagAAAAGCAGATTAA